A window of the Apodemus sylvaticus chromosome 15, mApoSyl1.1, whole genome shotgun sequence genome harbors these coding sequences:
- the Cebpd gene encoding CCAAT/enhancer-binding protein delta produces MSAALFSLDSPARGAPWPTEPAAFYEPGRVDKPGRGPEPGDLREPGSTTPAMYDDESAIDFSAYIDSMAAVPTLELCHDELFADLFNSNHKAAGGGGLELLQGGPTRPPGVGSVARGPLKREPDWGDGDAPGSLLPAQVAACAQTVVSLAAAAQPTPPTSPELPRGSPGPSLAARPVREKGAGKRGPDRGSPEYRQRRERNNIAVRKSRDKAKRRNQEMQQKLVELSAENEKLHQRVEQLTRDLAGLRQFFKELPSPPFLPPTGADCR; encoded by the coding sequence ATGAGCGCCGCGCTTTTCAGCCTGGACAGCCCGGCGCGCGGCGCACCCTGGCCCACAGAGCCCGCGGCCTTCTACGAGCCAGGCAGGGTGGACAAGCCCGGCCGAGGGCCCGAGCCAGGGGATCTGAGGGAGCCTGGCTCCACGACCCCGGCCATGTACGACGACGAGAGTGCCATCGACTTCAGCGCCTACATTGACTCCATGGCCGCCGTGCCCACCTTAGAGCTGTGCCACGACGAGCTTTTCGCCGACCTCTTCAACAGCAACCACAAAGCGGCCGGCGGGGGCGGCCTAGAGCTGCTGCAGGGAGGCCCTACGCGACCCCCGGGTGTGGGGTCAGTCGCCAGGGGTCCGCTCAAGCGCGAACCCGACTGGGGCGACGGCGACGCGCCCGGCTCCCTGCTGCCGGCGCAAGTGGCGGCGTGCGCGCAGACGGTGGTGAGCTTGGCGGCCGCGGCTCAGCCCACTCCACCCACTTCGCCCGAGCTTCCTCGAGGCAGCCCGGGGCCGAGCCTCGCGGCCCGCCCTGTCCGAGAGAAGGGCGCGGGCAAGAGGGGTCCGGACCGCGGCAGCCCCGAATACCGGCAGCGACGCGAGCGCAATAACATCGCTGTGCGCAAAAGCCGCGACAAGGCCAAGCGCCGCAACCAGGAGATGCAGCAGAAGCTGGTGGAGTTGTCGGCGGAGAACGAGAAGCTGCATCAGCGCGTGGAGCAGCTCACGCGGGACCTGGCTGGCCTCCGACAGTTCTTCAAAGAGCTGCCCAGTCCGCCTTTCCTGCCCCCCACCGGCGCAGACTGCCGGTAA